In a genomic window of Mucilaginibacter sp. KACC 22063:
- a CDS encoding RNA polymerase sigma factor — protein MGEAEVQKLITGCLEQNRIDQKMLYKAFYGFAMGICLRYAGNRYEASEIMNQGFYKVFKNLDKYDAAKPFKAWLGRIMMNTSIDYYRSNLKMAYTEDIETAADIGNDELPDRKLRYEDLLAMVQKLPQAYRTVFNLYAIEGYTHEEIGEMLGISSGTSKSNLFKAREKLKNMIAKADNVSDIRRDNDGHQHILTVSAVSIGITMLINNILR, from the coding sequence ATGGGCGAAGCAGAAGTACAAAAGCTGATAACGGGCTGTTTGGAGCAGAACCGCATCGACCAAAAAATGCTGTACAAGGCGTTTTATGGTTTTGCTATGGGTATTTGTTTGCGCTACGCGGGTAACAGGTATGAGGCCTCTGAAATTATGAATCAGGGCTTTTACAAAGTGTTTAAAAACCTAGACAAGTATGATGCGGCTAAGCCTTTTAAAGCTTGGTTGGGGCGTATCATGATGAATACTTCGATAGACTATTATCGGAGTAATTTAAAAATGGCTTATACTGAAGATATTGAGACTGCTGCTGATATAGGTAACGATGAACTTCCCGATAGGAAACTACGCTACGAAGATCTTTTGGCTATGGTGCAAAAGCTGCCACAGGCATATCGTACGGTTTTTAACTTATACGCCATTGAAGGATATACACACGAAGAGATTGGTGAAATGTTGGGAATAAGTAGCGGCACTTCAAAATCAAACTTGTTTAAGGCAAGGGAGAAACTTAAGAACATGATTGCTAAGGCTGATAACGTATCTGATATAAGAAGAGATAATGACGGCCACCAGCATATATTAACAGTTAGCGCAGTGAGTATTGGCATTACCATGCTGATCAACAATATTTTAAGATGA
- a CDS encoding alpha/beta hydrolase produces the protein MYLFRKLLCILLILLPLLSSAQADSTVIPLWKNGAPGFEKLRNVPEKGPQYISNVNNPSITVFLPPKEKATGAAVLVCPGGGHRILVMKSEGYDPAHYLNSLGIAAIVLKYRLARDTNSPYKLVTHAKQDANRAMRIIRNNAWQWGIDTNRIGIMGFSAGGEVVNWVLFDQSKEELNAKDPVDQLNAMPNFAIEVYPGPLGVPEKVPAAAPPIFMVAANDDECCSLPIITLLQKYREAKVPAELHIYAKGNHAFNMGYRSKIQELKNWPGRLTDWFADNNYFRQK, from the coding sequence ATGTATCTGTTTAGAAAGCTTTTATGCATCCTGTTGATCTTATTGCCTTTACTGTCTTCGGCTCAGGCAGATTCCACTGTAATTCCGTTATGGAAAAATGGTGCACCCGGATTTGAAAAGCTGCGTAACGTACCTGAGAAAGGACCGCAATATATTAGCAATGTCAACAATCCCAGTATAACGGTTTTTCTGCCGCCAAAAGAAAAAGCCACGGGTGCAGCAGTGCTTGTTTGCCCGGGCGGTGGGCACAGGATACTGGTCATGAAGTCGGAAGGATATGATCCTGCTCATTATCTTAACAGTTTAGGCATTGCAGCTATTGTGTTAAAATACCGCCTTGCACGCGATACCAACTCGCCGTATAAATTAGTAACGCATGCCAAACAGGATGCTAACCGCGCCATGCGGATAATCAGAAACAATGCTTGGCAATGGGGTATTGATACAAACCGTATTGGCATCATGGGCTTTTCAGCAGGAGGCGAGGTGGTTAACTGGGTATTGTTTGATCAGTCAAAAGAGGAGTTGAATGCTAAAGACCCTGTAGATCAACTAAACGCTATGCCCAACTTTGCTATAGAAGTTTATCCCGGTCCGTTAGGTGTGCCCGAAAAGGTGCCTGCTGCCGCCCCGCCAATTTTTATGGTTGCCGCAAATGACGATGAATGCTGCTCGCTGCCTATCATTACATTGCTTCAAAAATACCGCGAGGCTAAAGTACCTGCTGAACTGCATATTTATGCAAAAGGCAACCATGCTTTTAACATGGGCTACCGCAGCAAAATACAGGAGCTTAAGAACTGGCCGGGGCGTTTAACCGATTGGTTTGCGGATAACAACTATTTCAGGCAGAAATAG
- a CDS encoding AAA family ATPase, with protein MKIIDVKIRNFRKLINIEFTCKESINTIVGPNGVGKSSIIDAVRLTKSILLQSQDNEAQAALQNMGIFSPQNNSVLFNTICNDESKEITIKLSIKLSKEELDLVSDKIHDFAILRLQNQLGQIPGNRLNLIAYLSTPAGKQQHLQIIEDTKALLDKFSLEKDLAHIELTASNTQISGKNGFDQELVSFVLRSISLNQTLFSVFPADRNFPTGEVNIQLGQGDLLQQIQSYSIQPNLKFHRLKNTIINYLLMNNNDISSIQNDFKLIFENLIPGKELFGIRIEDATNRLSVLIRETSTQAIYDIDFLSSGEKGLLLTLFLLIRTVAKGGIVIIDEPELHLNPAVCKNIISFLYNNIVSKQDVQIIMTTHSAEILTATKEDDRFQLLHLIGSNIISPIFKNDNNEASEAIKALGISTADLLFNKGVIYLEGTTDEEYINEILKSYTVNFKIQSLGGRSIIETEIKTLQESDRKGKLKGLHIFILDFDNKPTELKDTENVKIIQWDRYSFENYLLNTDVMYGIVRDRNPKHFPSSRTEFTREVKNLAFKQIDAVAIADVSKSFIPQTIGLSKKDLGTSTSPIEVAELLTEKILNLKSTLDAFIPESWSNTFIDAVNAKTIQLKEEWEENWKKYCKGKELLVSIYQTFGLSNYKDFIKALIAQNKDNKTEEWQVIKNKIEYIIQK; from the coding sequence ATGAAGATAATTGATGTAAAAATTCGAAATTTTAGAAAACTTATTAATATTGAGTTTACGTGTAAAGAAAGCATTAATACTATTGTTGGCCCAAACGGTGTTGGTAAAAGTTCTATAATCGATGCAGTTAGATTGACTAAGTCAATTCTATTACAATCTCAGGATAATGAGGCGCAAGCCGCATTACAAAATATGGGTATCTTTTCTCCACAAAACAATTCTGTCTTATTTAATACAATTTGCAATGATGAAAGCAAAGAAATCACAATTAAGTTAAGTATAAAGTTATCCAAAGAGGAACTTGATTTAGTTAGTGATAAAATTCACGATTTTGCCATACTTAGATTACAAAACCAATTAGGGCAAATACCCGGCAACAGGTTAAATCTTATTGCTTACTTGTCAACTCCAGCTGGGAAACAGCAACATTTACAAATAATTGAAGATACAAAAGCACTGCTTGATAAGTTTAGCCTCGAGAAAGATCTCGCACACATCGAACTAACAGCTTCAAACACTCAAATTTCTGGAAAAAACGGATTTGATCAGGAATTGGTAAGCTTTGTTTTAAGGAGTATTTCATTAAATCAAACTTTATTTTCTGTGTTTCCTGCTGACAGAAACTTCCCAACAGGCGAGGTAAATATACAACTTGGTCAGGGCGATTTGCTGCAGCAGATTCAGTCCTATAGCATTCAACCTAATCTAAAATTTCATCGGCTAAAAAATACCATTATTAATTATTTATTAATGAATAATAATGACATCTCTTCGATTCAGAATGACTTCAAATTAATTTTTGAAAATCTCATTCCAGGTAAAGAGCTTTTTGGAATTCGAATTGAAGATGCCACAAACAGACTTTCTGTTTTAATTAGAGAAACGAGTACTCAAGCTATATACGATATTGATTTTTTAAGTAGCGGAGAAAAAGGCTTATTACTTACATTGTTTTTACTTATTAGGACAGTTGCAAAAGGCGGAATAGTTATCATTGATGAACCTGAGCTACATTTAAATCCTGCTGTTTGCAAAAACATTATAAGCTTCCTATACAATAATATTGTTAGCAAGCAAGACGTACAAATAATAATGACGACACATTCAGCAGAAATTCTTACTGCAACTAAAGAAGACGATAGGTTTCAACTATTGCACTTAATAGGTTCAAATATAATTTCACCAATATTTAAAAATGACAATAATGAAGCATCTGAAGCAATTAAGGCTTTAGGTATTTCAACTGCAGATTTACTTTTTAATAAAGGAGTTATATATCTAGAAGGCACTACTGATGAAGAGTATATCAATGAAATCCTAAAAAGCTATACTGTTAATTTCAAGATTCAGTCTTTGGGTGGAAGGAGTATTATCGAAACTGAGATAAAAACTCTTCAAGAAAGTGATAGAAAAGGAAAGCTTAAAGGATTGCACATTTTTATTCTGGACTTTGATAACAAACCTACTGAACTTAAAGATACTGAAAATGTTAAAATTATTCAGTGGGATAGGTATTCTTTTGAGAATTACTTGTTAAATACTGATGTTATGTATGGAATAGTTAGAGATCGTAACCCGAAACATTTTCCATCTAGCAGAACAGAATTTACAAGAGAGGTTAAAAATCTCGCTTTTAAACAAATTGATGCCGTTGCAATTGCTGATGTTTCTAAAAGCTTTATACCACAAACAATCGGACTAAGCAAAAAAGATTTAGGTACTTCCACCAGTCCAATTGAGGTAGCAGAATTACTAACTGAAAAAATTTTAAATTTAAAGAGCACTCTAGATGCCTTTATCCCTGAAAGTTGGAGTAACACTTTTATTGACGCGGTTAATGCTAAAACGATTCAATTGAAAGAAGAATGGGAGGAAAATTGGAAAAAGTATTGTAAGGGTAAAGAGCTGTTAGTAAGTATTTATCAAACATTCGGGCTTTCCAATTATAAAGATTTCATAAAAGCCTTGATCGCACAAAACAAGGATAATAAAACAGAAGAATGGCAAGTTATTAAGAACAAAATTGAATATATAATACAAAAATAA
- a CDS encoding hybrid sensor histidine kinase/response regulator transcription factor, with protein sequence MILSGAPRLLIAAIIWCSLLHCFPLLANEVPVSSLGTEQGLSNSSATCITQDKYGFIWIGTYDGLNRYDGYQFKTFRNVWGNPQSIVNNKIKTIAAVGYRLFVGTEKGAVYFNYKDSRFHALYHKRGNEIVKIDCNINQMLADKAGNVYAATNRLGLLYFKNGDTIARKIGYCDDIKKNGVQSIMLDAQAHLWVFINGKGLGIYHAKTNRIAIQSQEIISGNCLMPDQDGNIWIGNNSGLFIYDKIKHRVSAFENKQRKLSASNISSLLFTSAGEMWISTNGAGINIWNPLKQTLRYLLPGESGYNLQSGAVASVFEDNEHRKWIATLWGGVNVIDIKRDIFKGYSHSVSNPNSLAGNFVRSFCEDEKHNLWIGTDGSGVSYWDTQSNRFQNYYHQAGRGYVSSNYVVSIIKDHRNQIWTASFNGGIDAFDPAEKKFKHYTCYKAGTKTEEKNFWKLFEDHDHRLWAASTWGGALYLYNRGQDKFEIFDRRLMDMHTLYEDHNGVLWGGDYVHLVHIDVKNKRHYYYYIGQPIRAIAEDANGQLCIGTEGGGLLIFDQSRRKFRRYTQKDGLPNNAVLNILTDSLNNLWCSTYNGLTNFNQKTRKFHNYSVSDGLQSNQFLYNAAIKLQSGDMIFGGIKGFNRFNPDSVSISVHQPPLRLTDFSINNIPLSNTPYAKGNPLNEIKEIRIPFSQATLAIGFTALEYSFPEKISYAYYLEGWDHGWNFVDKAKTAYYSRLNEGSYMLKIKATNSEGGWEASPLTVRIVVLPPWYRTWWAFMCYLILAGLLIHRFWAYRKQKLKLAYEVEIANLKVEKEKELNERKLSFFTNIAHEFRTPLTLIINPIKDLLKSKRNEDEELNLIYRNARRLLGLVDHLLLFRKTESENTALTLSRVDFVECSRDVYQCFVQQAKIRHIKYTYTATPGQIMMCIDRVKIEIALFNLISNAVKFTPDGGEIHLTVNEEADSVYFQVADSGIGIESQVGERLFEKYYQVKDERSFKIGFGIGLYLVKTFIENHEGTVSYESKPGNGTVFTLCLPKLNRNVNLQQPSYEDKTVSEILPVISNEEHDDHTVNEDINHLELLISDAKSMLIIDDNVEISSYIRSIFSSEFTVYLAADGDTGLKMIRQYVPDIVISDIVMPGLSGMELCQIVKNDSTISHIPIILLTGESADDLRLRGIEEGAVDFIQKPFDKNLLVARVRGVIKNKKELQHYFYKEITLQGKSKDISEENKLFLYKCIEVIEGLLNEPSFEMKTIAEELGMSYSSLFKRIKSVTGYSVNNFIRFVRLRKAAEILINTNCNVNEAAFRVGYSDIKYFREHFTRQFGMKPSEFIKRHRSAFQKNYRFVSHSVER encoded by the coding sequence TTGATACTTTCTGGTGCTCCACGTTTATTAATAGCTGCTATTATATGGTGCAGTTTACTGCATTGTTTTCCTTTATTGGCTAATGAAGTTCCTGTAAGTTCGTTAGGCACCGAACAGGGGCTGTCAAACAGTTCGGCCACTTGTATCACACAAGACAAATACGGTTTTATATGGATAGGCACCTATGACGGGTTAAACCGTTATGATGGCTATCAGTTTAAAACCTTCAGAAATGTGTGGGGTAACCCGCAATCTATCGTCAACAATAAAATTAAAACTATTGCAGCTGTTGGATACCGTCTTTTTGTAGGCACCGAAAAAGGAGCGGTTTATTTTAACTACAAAGATTCCAGATTTCATGCCCTTTATCACAAGCGCGGAAATGAGATCGTGAAGATAGATTGCAACATTAATCAGATGCTTGCCGATAAAGCCGGTAATGTGTATGCTGCTACCAACAGATTAGGTTTGCTTTATTTTAAAAACGGCGATACCATTGCCCGCAAAATTGGCTATTGCGACGATATTAAAAAAAATGGTGTGCAGTCCATTATGCTGGATGCCCAAGCGCATTTATGGGTTTTTATCAATGGAAAAGGGCTTGGCATATATCACGCAAAAACAAATCGGATCGCGATACAAAGCCAGGAAATCATTTCCGGAAATTGCCTGATGCCCGATCAGGATGGTAATATCTGGATTGGAAATAACAGTGGCTTATTTATTTATGATAAGATTAAGCACCGGGTAAGCGCTTTTGAAAATAAGCAGCGAAAATTAAGCGCCAGCAACATATCCAGCTTACTGTTCACGTCGGCAGGCGAAATGTGGATATCAACCAACGGGGCGGGGATTAATATCTGGAACCCCCTCAAGCAAACATTAAGGTACCTTTTACCCGGCGAGTCAGGCTATAATCTGCAAAGCGGGGCTGTGGCATCTGTGTTTGAAGATAACGAGCACAGAAAGTGGATTGCTACCCTCTGGGGTGGTGTTAATGTGATTGATATAAAGCGGGACATCTTTAAAGGCTACAGCCATAGCGTTTCAAACCCTAACAGTCTTGCGGGTAACTTTGTACGGTCATTTTGCGAGGATGAAAAGCATAATTTATGGATTGGCACCGACGGCAGCGGTGTTAGTTACTGGGATACCCAAAGTAATCGTTTTCAGAACTATTATCATCAGGCTGGAAGAGGATATGTCAGCAGTAATTATGTGGTAAGCATTATTAAAGATCATCGTAACCAGATTTGGACCGCATCATTTAATGGGGGTATAGATGCCTTTGATCCGGCCGAGAAAAAGTTTAAACATTATACCTGTTATAAAGCAGGAACAAAAACTGAAGAAAAGAACTTCTGGAAGCTTTTTGAAGATCACGACCATAGGCTATGGGCTGCAAGCACTTGGGGAGGTGCATTGTACCTGTACAATCGCGGGCAAGACAAATTTGAAATATTTGACCGCCGCTTAATGGATATGCATACGCTTTACGAAGATCATAACGGCGTTTTGTGGGGTGGCGACTATGTACATTTAGTGCATATAGATGTTAAAAATAAACGGCATTATTACTATTACATTGGCCAGCCCATAAGGGCAATTGCAGAAGATGCCAATGGGCAGTTATGCATAGGCACTGAGGGGGGCGGGTTGCTGATATTTGATCAAAGCCGGCGTAAGTTTCGCAGGTACACCCAAAAAGACGGCCTGCCTAACAATGCGGTGCTAAATATTTTAACCGACAGCCTGAATAACTTATGGTGCAGTACCTACAACGGGTTAACCAACTTTAATCAGAAAACGCGTAAGTTTCATAATTATTCGGTTTCTGACGGGTTGCAGAGTAACCAGTTTCTGTATAATGCTGCAATTAAATTACAATCGGGCGATATGATCTTTGGCGGGATAAAAGGCTTTAACCGCTTTAACCCGGATAGTGTTTCCATATCTGTTCATCAGCCTCCTCTGCGGCTTACTGATTTTAGTATCAACAATATTCCGCTCTCCAATACACCATATGCTAAAGGAAACCCGCTGAACGAGATTAAAGAAATCCGCATCCCGTTTAGCCAGGCAACGCTGGCCATTGGTTTCACTGCTTTAGAATATTCTTTTCCCGAAAAAATAAGTTATGCTTATTACCTGGAGGGTTGGGACCACGGCTGGAACTTTGTGGATAAGGCCAAAACAGCCTATTACAGCCGCCTGAACGAGGGTAGTTATATGCTGAAAATCAAAGCTACAAACAGCGAGGGCGGGTGGGAAGCTTCGCCACTTACGGTCAGGATTGTGGTATTACCGCCATGGTACAGAACATGGTGGGCCTTTATGTGCTATTTGATTTTAGCGGGGTTACTGATCCACCGTTTTTGGGCCTACCGGAAACAAAAGCTGAAGCTGGCTTATGAGGTAGAGATAGCCAATCTTAAAGTAGAAAAAGAGAAAGAATTGAATGAACGAAAGCTCTCATTTTTCACAAATATTGCCCATGAGTTCCGTACGCCGTTAACGTTGATCATTAACCCTATTAAAGACTTGCTTAAAAGCAAACGTAATGAAGATGAGGAGTTAAACTTAATTTATCGTAATGCCAGGCGGCTTTTAGGCTTAGTTGACCATTTGCTTTTATTCAGAAAAACAGAAAGTGAAAATACCGCGCTCACCCTGTCAAGGGTAGACTTTGTAGAGTGCTCCCGCGATGTATATCAATGCTTTGTTCAGCAGGCAAAAATAAGGCATATCAAATATACGTACACGGCTACACCCGGGCAGATAATGATGTGTATAGACCGCGTTAAAATTGAAATTGCGCTGTTTAATTTGATTTCTAATGCCGTTAAATTCACCCCGGATGGCGGCGAAATACACCTTACAGTAAATGAAGAAGCAGACTCGGTATATTTTCAGGTGGCAGATAGTGGGATTGGTATAGAAAGCCAGGTTGGCGAGCGGTTGTTTGAAAAGTACTATCAGGTCAAAGATGAAAGATCTTTTAAAATAGGCTTTGGTATAGGGCTTTATCTTGTTAAAACTTTTATAGAAAATCATGAGGGTACCGTGAGCTATGAAAGTAAGCCCGGAAATGGTACCGTATTCACGCTGTGTCTGCCAAAACTTAATCGCAACGTTAACCTACAGCAGCCCTCTTATGAAGATAAAACCGTCAGCGAAATTTTACCGGTCATCAGCAATGAGGAGCATGATGATCATACGGTTAATGAAGATATTAACCACCTGGAACTGTTGATATCTGATGCTAAATCGATGCTTATTATTGATGACAATGTGGAGATCAGTAGCTACATCAGATCCATTTTTTCTTCTGAGTTTACGGTTTACCTGGCGGCAGACGGAGATACCGGTTTAAAAATGATCAGGCAGTATGTGCCGGATATTGTGATCAGCGATATTGTAATGCCCGGCCTTAGCGGTATGGAACTTTGCCAGATCGTAAAAAATGATTCAACCATCAGCCATATCCCAATCATTCTGCTTACTGGTGAGTCGGCCGATGATCTCCGACTTAGAGGTATAGAGGAAGGTGCTGTTGACTTTATCCAAAAACCGTTTGACAAAAATCTGTTAGTGGCCAGGGTAAGAGGGGTCATTAAAAACAAAAAAGAACTTCAGCATTACTTTTATAAAGAAATTACTTTACAGGGCAAGAGCAAGGATATTTCTGAAGAAAACAAGCTGTTCTTGTACAAATGTATAGAGGTAATTGAGGGTTTGCTGAATGAGCCATCGTTTGAAATGAAAACCATAGCAGAAGAACTTGGTATGAGCTATTCCAGCCTGTTTAAGCGCATTAAATCAGTTACCGGTTATTCTGTAAATAACTTTATTCGTTTTGTCCGGCTTCGCAAGGCAGCAGAGATCTTAATTAACACCAATTGCAACGTAAACGAGGCCGCTTTCAGGGTTGGGTACAGTGATATTAAATATTTCAGGGAACACTTTACCAGGCAGTTTGGCATGAAGCCTTCGGAGTTTATTAAGCGCCACCGTTCGGCATTTCAGAAAAATTATAGGTTTGTGTCACACAGTGTAGAACGGTAA
- a CDS encoding LysR substrate-binding domain-containing protein, which translates to MLDFRLNVFYTVAQKLNFTKAAAELFISQPAVTKHIRELEAHFNTKLFERSGNSKISLTPAGQLLLAYAEKVASAYRELESDLNLLSEHYKGVLRLGASTTAAQYIMPVILAQFRQKFKEVKISFLTGNTEQIEQALIDKKIDIGFTEGLSHHLEISYQHFLDDELVLVASTGNSFKKETIKPDDLKAIPLLLREQGSGTLEVIADSLKKHHIKLSDLKIEMQLESTESIKNYLFNSNCMAFLSVHAILKELRNSECRIIDVKGLSITRPFSIIQLHGQPLSLAKVFTKFALANNKF; encoded by the coding sequence ATGCTCGATTTCAGATTAAATGTTTTTTACACTGTAGCTCAAAAGCTCAATTTTACAAAAGCTGCTGCAGAATTATTTATAAGCCAACCTGCTGTTACTAAACACATCAGGGAACTGGAAGCGCACTTTAACACTAAATTATTCGAGCGCAGTGGAAACAGCAAAATCAGTCTTACGCCTGCGGGGCAACTTTTGCTGGCTTATGCAGAAAAGGTTGCCAGTGCTTACCGTGAACTGGAGTCGGACCTGAATTTATTATCTGAACATTACAAAGGTGTGTTAAGGCTGGGAGCAAGTACTACGGCTGCCCAATATATTATGCCTGTTATACTGGCGCAATTCCGTCAAAAGTTTAAAGAGGTTAAGATAAGTTTTCTGACCGGGAATACAGAACAAATAGAGCAGGCACTCATTGATAAAAAGATTGATATTGGCTTTACGGAAGGATTGTCTCATCATTTGGAAATCAGCTATCAGCATTTTTTAGATGACGAATTAGTACTGGTGGCCAGTACAGGCAATTCATTTAAAAAAGAAACAATAAAGCCTGATGATTTAAAAGCTATTCCGCTGCTGCTGCGCGAACAAGGTTCGGGTACTTTAGAAGTAATTGCCGATTCTTTGAAAAAACACCATATCAAACTATCTGATCTTAAAATTGAAATGCAGCTTGAAAGCACAGAGAGCATTAAAAACTATCTATTTAACAGTAATTGTATGGCATTTTTATCTGTGCATGCTATTTTGAAAGAATTACGCAATTCTGAATGTCGTATAATAGATGTTAAAGGATTAAGCATTACCCGCCCGTTTTCTATTATCCAGCTACATGGACAGCCTTTGTCGCTGGCGAAGGTATTTACTAAGTTTGCTTTAGCAAATAATAAGTTTTAA
- a CDS encoding YeiH family protein produces MATISHLSAKTTFLKLSPTGQKFIFFVAIVFCLSPLASPAIALLCGLLIAQVIGHPYAHLNHKATHWLLQASVVGLGFGMNLHSVMQAGKQGVVITIITIACTFIVGILLGKWLGIEKKIAYLITSGTAICGGSAIAAISPVIKAEEKHISVALGCVFILNAAALFIFPAVGHYFKLTQTQFGLWCAIAIHDTSSVVAASGKYGAQALAIATTVKLARALWIMPVAIISSIIFKNKSSKIAVPYFIGLFVIALLLNTYVTKLHVINQYLMLIAKSGLTLTLFLIGAGLSRKMISSVGARPFLQGVLLWLFISIIGLIIVLHIAAKM; encoded by the coding sequence ATGGCTACAATATCTCATCTATCAGCAAAGACTACGTTTTTAAAATTAAGTCCAACCGGGCAAAAATTTATCTTTTTTGTTGCAATTGTTTTTTGTCTTAGTCCACTCGCAAGTCCTGCGATAGCTTTACTATGCGGATTGCTTATAGCGCAGGTAATAGGGCATCCTTACGCGCACTTAAACCATAAGGCAACACATTGGCTGTTACAAGCTTCTGTGGTAGGGTTAGGTTTCGGCATGAACCTGCATAGTGTTATGCAAGCCGGAAAGCAAGGCGTAGTGATAACCATCATCACTATAGCATGTACTTTTATTGTTGGCATTTTATTAGGTAAGTGGTTAGGAATCGAAAAAAAGATTGCTTATCTGATCACTTCCGGAACTGCCATATGCGGTGGTAGCGCCATTGCGGCTATATCACCGGTAATTAAAGCCGAAGAAAAGCACATATCAGTTGCGTTAGGGTGCGTATTTATATTAAATGCTGCTGCGCTTTTTATATTTCCAGCTGTGGGACATTACTTTAAGCTTACACAAACTCAGTTTGGGCTATGGTGCGCCATAGCCATACATGATACCAGCTCGGTTGTTGCTGCTTCAGGCAAGTATGGGGCTCAGGCTTTGGCTATTGCAACAACGGTAAAACTTGCACGTGCTTTGTGGATTATGCCAGTGGCAATTATCTCCTCCATAATATTTAAGAATAAAAGCAGCAAAATAGCAGTTCCTTATTTTATCGGCTTGTTTGTTATTGCTTTACTATTAAATACTTACGTAACGAAATTGCATGTAATTAATCAATATCTAATGCTTATTGCCAAAAGCGGACTAACGCTTACGCTGTTTTTAATAGGGGCTGGGCTATCACGAAAAATGATTAGCTCTGTTGGTGCAAGGCCATTCTTACAAGGGGTATTGCTTTGGCTGTTTATTTCTATAATAGGACTAATTATAGTGCTGCATATAGCCGCAAAAATGTAA
- a CDS encoding Gfo/Idh/MocA family protein, producing the protein MKNMRLTFIFASIAIFLSHKVSAQQKLLRVVVAGLNHDHVHNILHQYKEGHVEIVGIAEPDKKLWQRFGKSYHLPDSIFYPDLKKLILLKKPDAVLGYNPVGEHVNVVEICAPLHVPVMVEKPLAATLQQAKRIEQLAKQYNIQVLTNYETTWYPSYQEVFTMVRQDSIGSIRKMVVHDGHQGPKEIGCSSDFLAWLTDPVLNGAGALNDFGCYGADLMTWFMKGQKPIAVTAIARHYKPAVYPKVEDDATILVEYPGATGQIEASWNWPFSIKDLEIFGDHGYYHAKDANAIDIRMRENRRSDKIVAALPQPINDPLVYLAAVLHHQIDGENDQASLKYNMIVMQILDAAKRSVKEGKRIVL; encoded by the coding sequence ATGAAAAATATGCGCCTGACTTTCATTTTTGCTTCAATTGCTATTTTCTTATCGCACAAGGTATCAGCACAGCAAAAATTGTTGCGTGTTGTAGTGGCAGGGCTCAACCATGATCATGTGCATAATATCCTGCATCAATATAAAGAAGGCCATGTAGAAATTGTGGGCATTGCCGAGCCTGATAAAAAGCTTTGGCAAAGATTTGGTAAATCATATCATCTGCCTGACTCTATCTTTTACCCCGACCTTAAAAAACTGATCCTGCTTAAAAAGCCTGATGCTGTTTTAGGCTATAATCCGGTAGGGGAGCATGTAAATGTTGTTGAAATTTGTGCACCCTTGCATGTTCCTGTAATGGTAGAAAAACCACTTGCTGCTACTTTACAGCAGGCAAAAAGGATTGAGCAGCTGGCTAAGCAATATAACATTCAGGTGCTAACCAATTATGAAACTACATGGTACCCATCCTACCAGGAAGTTTTTACAATGGTTAGGCAGGACAGCATCGGTTCAATCAGAAAAATGGTAGTGCATGACGGTCACCAGGGGCCGAAGGAAATTGGTTGCAGCAGTGATTTCTTGGCGTGGCTTACCGACCCTGTACTTAACGGTGCCGGTGCGTTAAATGATTTTGGCTGTTACGGTGCGGATCTGATGACCTGGTTCATGAAAGGCCAGAAACCCATCGCCGTTACCGCTATTGCCCGCCATTATAAGCCTGCTGTTTATCCTAAGGTTGAAGATGATGCCACTATTCTGGTCGAATATCCCGGTGCTACCGGTCAGATCGAAGCATCATGGAACTGGCCTTTTTCTATAAAGGATCTTGAAATATTTGGCGATCATGGTTATTACCATGCAAAAGATGCTAATGCGATTGATATACGCATGCGAGAAAACCGCCGCAGTGATAAAATTGTAGCTGCCCTGCCACAGCCCATAAATGATCCGCTTGTATATCTTGCCGCGGTGTTGCACCACCAGATTGATGGAGAAAACGACCAGGCATCTTTAAAATATAACATGATTGTAATGCAGATACTGGATGCAGCCAAGCGCTCTGTAAAAGAGGGAAAACGCATAGTTCTTTAA